In Xiphophorus couchianus chromosome 24, X_couchianus-1.0, whole genome shotgun sequence, a single genomic region encodes these proteins:
- the LOC114141168 gene encoding FERM and PDZ domain-containing protein 4-like — MDMFGFSKKPKQSGHRNKTSGWPPPGLGSWGGLQGPPYSWDSMNNTRDGRDFFTNQGSQSSSLEEVHLDGLPPAPRLVEMRRDPVLGFGFVAGSEKPVVVRSVTPGGPSEGKLLPGDEIIMINDEPVSSAPRERVIDLVRSCKESIMLTVVQPYPSPKSAFISAAKKAMLKSNPVKVRFAEEVIINGQVPNPVKDNSLLFMPNVLKVYLENGQTKSFRFDSSTSIKEVILTLQEKLSIRCIEHFSLVLEERTEGSGSKLLLLHEQETLTQVTQRPGSNRMKCFFRISFMPRDPVELLRRDAVAFEYLYVQCCNDVVLERFGPELKYDAALRLAALQMYILSMTARQSQKVSLKYIQKEWGLSLFLPPTVLSSMKEKNIKKALTHILKTNQNLVPPGKKLTALQAKVHYLRYISELKLHGGREFKSILLQGEKQTEVMLLVGPRYGISHVINARTNLVALLADFSHVNRIEILTEDEANVRLELHVLDVRPITLIMESSDAMNLACLTAGYYRLLVDSRRSIFNMAHCNNIAEDDTGQDRVLEWPYSTSLGENEAPSQGEVYNRDYSDNGQRENSISPYFHEPQNLDGDHGTRRSPLPPPLPPPTRHKTQDSPRSAKVSFIFGGNPPLNRPRNYDVVLESPEPSEPFQFNELTHVYSNIITEEGGEEPVLRDLFYRDMTDDAEDDEDASCEEDSTGGTPVGDNREGGDDCGNQGARLPTAAGKATFLTLSGSTDDIIDLTSLPPPEGDDGVNEDEDDTLLQTLNLAIAAPPPGFRDSIDEDVAPEGRPLSTCDNDDIPVSLIDAVPTHGEEEGSSGGESRLENAVIDSLQALEHLSVSEQRPPRPPPSSNNTGICTSHGFSPESSSDSGNETNSSEMTEISELAATHRLTYSHMRLLVATREGYQPLLEEKTEFPVSPNSCTTQEKKPRSPTRHLQPPAVPPRRSPQLDLTSSGSDRLELKPQTTLSVTLQRPSSTTPGGKHQKKSVHSSGKYNTFSTREGLRSEISNRRSYLDLNQHTSFSEQEEGKRRQNSFVASPSSVAQGIGVTSPACDHRNNLRPSSTVSDRFIDVVTMGGCEAGNGAAAPEQDEHLVVASLLSPSKQSRTGGSEHGSDAQSDHQPISRQQSVARLCEYHLAKRISNLQGEGHSSLQGSLCSSLDAGGSTNSSACATPTDSPLGPGAVESKQHRSQKHPLSSSSSSLLRVQNYEDNKTGFQNHNTQNKELHPHADPALLRKMLPNIHPPLAGGETSRPSSAAPSKHKEVTGTGSKKHPNDICPKHQACFKGLNPKEGSEAYRQLINYLTVSQMHQGGKLHSAGMGGAVKKDTRRFITSNPQLVEMVKNRGNTTARCPCMPSSVSSPFLSPNLVAPHSAPMQLANKNSRSYLSATLPAKLKRSPDMQVQRLNEGLDFRSATAERRSSFSGLESDVGRDGMDAEQFLSYIKRQDCMNRDGALNPSRNRDFLSNSNHPPPRSRSQPSGSTEEGFRSDLRLKHASFQSPRPNDSFCFSTAPTLSGQRADLNALSLGRGDHPSAFIRQSSNRTRTTTSSPTHNPQSLPPPPPPLPPPPPLSLPVQANSSASNSGCPQDSLHPIQLRQNQNHIQTVAPTLSQTDPFSSSMLRGRELKRSSSNVTASSGSVEALFDKPIRSRSQQPLSAPMSHQSDTKVQHRQARKRLSKSYSQGSVSSHATCWSSGSGVDSRRASVAFPLQKDSKHTKGSQKLDTSPWRCNGPFSYCFFKRKTEGEDDEIEWERPRGSRLGSSIDNNGAVASTIKLYGSAVDEQLYGEVLDNMSFSDRLARINALKDRMYGFPSGFNDVRRDASELIALVRSSIGQCDRGAQMPIQDVSQYKQLLSVESKELGRACRRMAQAHGSPDEMLLAVTCSFQVLCCLCEACMCLVRGLGASASQQQREVVAKVDEVVMNYICLLKAAETATVGAPGEHSVKALVRHSSTMSAIANALTRSLKTLLSK; from the exons ATGGACATGTTTGGCTTCTCCAAAAAGCCAAAACAGTCCGG CCATAGGAATAAAACGTCAGGCTGGCCCCCACCCGGCCTGGGCTCCTGGGGAGGGCTTCAGGGGCCCCCTTACAGTTGGGACAGCATGAACAACACCAGAGATGGACGGGACTTCTTTACCAA CCAAGGGTCCCAAAGCAGCTCCCTGGAGGAGGTCCACCTGGATGGCCTCCCTCCTGCCCCTCGTCTGGTGGAGATGAGACGGGACCCGGTCCTGGGCTTCGGGTTTGTGGCTGGTAGTGAGAAACCCGTGGTGGTCCGTTCTGTCACACCAG GTGGTCCATCTGAAGGGAAGCTGCTGCCGGGCGACGAGATTATCATGATCAACGATGAACCAGTCAGCTCAGCCCCCAGGGAACGAGTCATCGATCTTGTCAG GAGCTGCAAAGAGTCCATCATGCTGACTGTTGTTCAGCCATATCCA TCTCCTAAATCAGCGTTCATCAGTGCAGCCAAAAAAGCCATGCTCAAGTCCAATCCGGTCAAAGTGCGCTTTGCTGAGGAGGTCATTATAAACGGCCAGGTCCCG AATCCGGTGAAGGACAACTCTCTCCTGTTCATGCCAAATGTCCTGAAGGTCTACCTGGAAAACGGGCAGACAAAGTCATTTCGTTTCGACAGCAGTACCTCCATCAAG GAAGTGATTCTGACCCTGCAGGAGAAGCTGTCGATCCGCTGCATTGAGCACTTCTCCCTGGTGTTGGAGGAGAGGACTGAAGGCTCTGGAAGCAAACTGCTTCTCCTGCACGAGCAGGAGACGCTTACTCAG GTGACCCAGAGGCCCGGTTCTAACAGAATGAAGTGTTTCTTTCGAATCAGCTTCATGCCCAGGGACCCAGTGGAGCTGCTCCGCCGGGACGCTGTGGCGTTTGAATACCTCTACGTTCAA TGTTGTAACGATGTGGTCTTGGAGCGCTTCGGCCCGGAGCTCAAGTACGATGCCGCGCTGCGACTGGCCGCCCTGCAGATGTACATACTGTCCATGACGGCCAGACAGAGTCAGAAAGTTTCACTAAAATATATCCA AAAGGAATGGGGCCTGTCGCTGTTCCTGCCTCCAACTGTGCTGTCCAGcatgaaggagaaaaacatcaaGAAGGCTCTGACTCACATTCTCAAAACCAACCAGAACCTTGTGCCTCCGGGGAAAAAA CTAACTGCATTGCAGGCCAAGGTGCATTACCTGAGGTACATCAGTGAACTCAAACTGCATGGAGGAAGAGAGTTCAAATCCATACTTTTG CAAGGCGAGAAACAGACGGAGGTGATGCTGTTAGTGGGCCCCCGATACGGGATCAGTCACGTCATCAATGCTCGGACCAACCTTGTGGCCCTCTTGGCCGACTTCAGCCACGTCAACCGCATTGAGATTCTTACAGAAGACGAGGCGAACGTCCGGCTGGAGCTTCACGTCCTGGACGTAAGA CCTATCACACTGATCATGGAGTCCAGTGATGCAATGAACCTTGCTTGCCTGACAGCGGGATACTACCGCCTCCTAGTGGACTCCAGGAGATCTATTTTCAACATGGCCCACTGCAATAATATAGCAGAAGATGACACTG GTCAAGATCGTGTCCTAGAGTGGCCGTACAGCACATCTTTAGGGGAAAATGAAGCGCCGTCACAGGGGGAGGTCTACAACAGAGACTATTCAGACAATGGGCAGAGGGAAAACAGTATTTCTCCTTACTTCCATGAACCACAAAACCTGGATGGTGACCACGGGACAAGAAGAAGTCCGTTGCCCCCTCCCCTTCCTCCACCCACCAGACACAAAACCCAAGACTCACCTCGAAGCGCcaaagtttcatttatttttggagGTAACCCGCCCTTGAACAGACCCAGGAACTATGACGTAGTACTAGAGAGCCCAGAGCCTTCGGAGCCCTTTCAGTTCAATGAGCTTACGCACGTCTACAGCAACATCATAACTGAGGAAGGCGGTGAAGAGCCCGTGCTTAGGGACTTGTTCTATCGAGACATGACAGACGACGCAGAGGATGATGAGGATGCTTCCTGCGAGGAAGACTCCACGGGGGGGACTCCAGTGGGTGACAACAGGGAAGGTGGAGACGACTGTGGCAACCAGGGTGCGCGGTTGCCCACAGCAGCTGGCAAAGCTACTTTTCTCACTCTCTCTGGGTCCACAGATGATATCATCGATCTCACATCGCTGCCGCCTCCCGAAGGAGACGACGGCGTCAACGAAGACGAGGATGATACTCTGCTACAGACCCTCAACCTCGCAATTGCAGCGCCGCCGCCGGGCTTTCGGGACAGCATAGACGAGGACGTGGCCCCGGAGGGACGGCCTCTAAGCACATGCGATAATGACGACATTCCTGTATCGCTAATCGATGCTGTACCGACTCACGGAGAGGAAGAAGGAAGCAGCGGAGGGGAGAGTAGGTTAGAGAATGCAGTCATAGATTCTCTACAAGCACTGGAGCATCTATCAGTCTCCGAACAGAGACCTCCTCGTCCACCTCCAAGCAGCAACAACACAG GTATTTGCACATCTCACGGATTTAGCCCAGAATCATCCTCAGATTCTGGCAACGAAACTAACTCTTCAGAGATGACAGAGATCTCTGAACTAGCTGCTACTCATAGACTCACCTACAGCCACATGCGTTTACTTGTAGCCACGCGAGAAGGATACCAACCGTTACTTGAGGAGAAAACTGAATTCCCAGTCTCACCTAATTCATGCACAACACAAGAAAAGAAACCTCGTAGTCCAACACGACACCTTCAGCCTCCAGCGGTTCCTCCAAGACGTAGTCCCCAGCTAGACCTGACATCATCAGGGTCGGACAGGTTGGAGCTGAAACCCCAGACTACTCTCTCGGTTACTCTCCAACGTCCGAGTTCGACAACGCCAGGAGGTAAACACCAGAAAAAGTCTGTACACTCGAGTGGAAAGTACAACACCTTCAGCACAAGAGAAGGACTTCGAAGTGAGATCAGTAACAGGCGCAGCTATCTGGATTTGAACCAGCATACTTCATTCAGTGAGCAGGAAGAAGGTAAGAGGAGACAGAATTCCTTTGTCGCTTCTCCTTCTTCCGTAGCTCAGGGCATTGGAGTAACAAGCCCAGCTTGCGACCATCGAAATAATCTTCGCCCTTCTTCAACTGTTTCCGATCGCTTCATAGATGTGGTCACTATGGGCGGCTGTGAAGCAGGTAATGGAGCTGCAGCCCCTGAACAGGATGAGCATCTAGTTGTAGCATCCTTACTGTCCCCGAGCAAACAATCCAGAACAGGAGGTTCTGAACATGGATCAGATGCACAAAGTGACCATCAGCCAATTTCAAGACAACAGAGTGTGGCACGGTTGTGTGAGTACCACCTGGCAAAAAGGATTTCAAATTTGCAAGGAGAAGGCCACAGTTCATTGCAGGGCTCTCTGTGCTCATCACTTGATGCTGGTGGCAGCACAAACAGCAGTGCCTGTGCCACACCGACTGACTCTCCTCTTGGCCCTGGCGCTGTTGAGTCCAAACAACATCGCTCACAAAAGCACCCACTTTCAAGTTCTTCTTCCTCCCTACTTAGAGTGCAAAACTATGAAGACAACAAAACTGGATTTCAGAACCACAACACCCAAAACAAAGAACTTCATCCGCATGCAGACCCTGCCCTCCTTCGTAAAATGCTGCCCAATATTCACCCGCCTCTTGCTGGGGGGGAAACAAGTCGACCCTCCTCAGCAGCTCCATCCAAGCATAAGGAAGTGACAGGCACTGGAAGCAAGAAGCACCCCAATGACATCTGTCCTAAACATCAAGCCTGTTTTAAGGGGCTTAACCCAAAGGAAGGCAGTGAGGCCTACAGACAACTGATAAACTATCTTACAGTGAGCCAGATGCATCAGGGAGGGAAGTTACATAGTGCAGGTATGGGGGGGGCAGTTAAAAAAGACACCAGACGCTTTATCACAAGCAACCCTCAGCTAGTTGAAATGGTTAAGAATAGAGGGAATACCACTGCTCGCTGTCCATGTATGCCTTCGTCTGTGTCATCTCCATTTCTCAGCCCTAATTTGGTAGCTCCTCATTCAGCCCCAATGCAGTTGGCAAATAAAAATTCAAGGTCTTACCTTTCAGCAACACTTCCTGCCAAACTCAAACGAAGCCCTGATATGCAAGTTCAGAGGTTGAATGAAGGTTTAGATTTTAGGAGTGCTACTGCTGAAAGGAGGAGCTCTTTTTCTGGTCTAGAAAGTGATGTTGGTAGAGATGGTATGGATGCAGAGCAATTTCTCTCATACATTAAAAGACAAGACTGTATGAACCGTGACGGGGCTTTAAATCCAAGCCGAAATCGTGACTTTTTAAGTAACAGTAACCACCCTCCACCTCGCTCAAGAAGTCAACCAAGTGGCAGCACAGAGGAAGGATTCAGATCAGACTTGAGGTTGAAACATGCATCTTTTCAGTCTCCTCGACCAAatgattctttttgtttctcaaCTGCTCCTACTTTGAGTGGTCAACGTGCAGACCTCAATGCTCTCTCACTAGGAAGGGGTGACCATCCATCAGCTTTCATCAGACAGTCGTCTAATCGGACCAGAACTACCACTTCATCTCCAACACATAATCCACAATCTCTACCTCCTCCACCGCCACCTCTCCCACCACCTCCACCTTTATCTCTGCCAGTGCAAGCAAACTCCAGCGCTAGCAACTCAGGATGCCCTCAAGATTCCCTTCATCCTATCCAGTTGCGGCAAAACCAGAACCACATTCAGACTGTTGCACCAACCTTATCACAGACAGACCCCTTCAGCAGTAGCATGCTACGAGGGAGAGAGCTAAAACGCAGCTCAAGCAATGTGACGGCAAGTTCTGGAAGTGTGGAGGCTTTATTTGATAAGCCTATTCGTAGCCGGAGCCAGCAACCCTTGTCAGCACCTATGTCTCATCAGAGTGACACCAAAGTCCAACATAGACAAGCAAGAAAACGTCTTTCAAAGAGCTACTCCCAAGGATCTGTATCTTCACATGCAACTTGTTGGTCCTCAGGCAGTGGGGTAGACAGTAGAAGGGCATCtgttgcatttccattacaaaaagACTCAAAGCATACGAAGGGCTCTCAAAAACTGGACACCAGTCCTTGGAGATGCAATGGCCCCTTCAGCTACTGTTTCTTTAAGCGTAAGACCGAGGGAGAAGATGATGAAATTGAGTGGGAGAGGCCTCGAGGAAGCCGTCTTGGGAGCAGTATTGACAATAATGGTGCTGTTGCATCAACTATAAAACTCTATGGCTCAGCCGTGGATGAGCAGTTATATGGAGAGGTTCTCGACAACATGAGTTTCAGTGACCGTTTGGCAAGAATCAATGCTCTCAAAGACCGCATGTATGGCTTTCCTTCTGGCTTTAATGATGTTCGTCGAGATGCCAGCGAGCTCATTGCACTGGTGAGATCCAGTATAGGTCAGTGCGACCGTGGTGCCCAGATGCCTATCCAAGATGTTTCCCAGTACAAGCAGCTCCTTTCTGTCGAGTCAAAAGAGTTAGGCCGGGCATGCCGGAGAATGGCACAGGCCCATGGCAGTCCAGATGAAATGCTGCTAGCTGTTACATGTAGCTTTCAGGTGCTATGCTGTCTGTGTGAAGCTTGTATGTGTCTAGTTCGGGGACTTGGAGCCTCAGCATCACAGCAGCAAAGAGAAGTTGTAGCAAAGGTTGATGAGGTTGTTATGAACTATATTTGTTTGCTTAAAGCAGCCGAAACTGCGACTGTAGGTGCCCCTGGGGAGCACAGTGTGAAAGCCCTGGTCCGCCACTCCAGTACCATGTCGGCTATTGCTAATGCACTCACCCGCTCCCTTAAAACGCTGCTAAGCAAGTAG